In the Dama dama isolate Ldn47 chromosome 13, ASM3311817v1, whole genome shotgun sequence genome, one interval contains:
- the CHGA gene encoding chromogranin-A produces MRSAAVLALLLCAGQVIALPVNSPMNKGDTEVMKCIVEVISDTLSKPSPMPVSKECFETLRGDERILSILRHQNLLKELQDLALQGAKERTHQQKQHSSYEAELSEVLEKPNDQAEPKEGTEEVSSKDAAEKRDDSKEVEKSDEDSDGDRPQASPELGPGSKVEEDNQAPGEEEEAPSNTHPQASLPNPKHPGPQAEEDSEGPSQGPASREKGLSAEQGRQAEREEEQEEKGEEAEAGEAVPEEESPPTAAFKPHPNLGGKEMQRAAPGWPEALAVDGAGKTGAEETKPPEGKGERAHSRQEEEEMAGAPQGLFRGGKSREPEQEEQLSKEWEDAKRWSKMDQLAKELTAEKRLEGEEEEEDPDRSMRLSFRAQGYGFRGPGLQLRRGWRPSFREDSVEAGLPLQVRGYPEEKKEEEGSANRRPEDQELESLSAIEAELEKVAHQLQELRRG; encoded by the exons ATGCGCTCCGCCGCGGTCCTGGCGCTTCTGCTCTGCGCGGGGCAAG tCATTGCCCTGCCTGTGAACAGCCCCATGAATAAAGGGGACACTGAG GTGATGAAGTGCATCGTCGAGGTCATTTCAGACACGCTGTCCAAGCCCAGTCCCATGCCGGTCAGCAAGGAGTGTTTTGAAACACTCCGAGGAG ATGAACGGATCCTCTCAATCCTGCGACATCAGAATTTGCTGAAAGAGCTCCAAGACCTCGCTCTCCAAG GAGCCAAGGAGCGGACACATCAGCAGAAGCAGCACAGCAGTTACGAGGCTGAACTCTCAGAGGTGCTTGAGAAGCCGAACGACCAGGCCGAGCCGAAAG AGGGGACAGAAGAGGTGTCCTCCAAGGATGCTGCAGAAAAAAGAGACGATTCTAAAGAGGTGGAGAAGAGTGATGAAGACTCGGACGGAGACAGGCCTCAGGCCTCCCCAGAGCTTGGACCAGGGTCCAAGGTTGAGGAGGACAACCAGgcccctggggaggaggaggaggcccccTCCAACACCCACCCCCAAGCCAGCCTCCCCAACCCAAAACACCCAGGCCCACAGGCCGAGGAGGACAGTGAGGGCCCCTCCCAGGGTCCAGCCAGCAGGGAGAAGGGCCTGAGTGCAGAGCaagggaggcaggcagagagagaagaggagcaggaggagaagggggaggaggccGAGGCTGGAGAGGCTGTCCCAGAGGAAGAAAGCCCCCCCACCGCAGCATTTAAACCCCACCCCAACCTCGGCGGCAAGGAGATGCAGAGGG CTGCTCCAGGTTGGCCCGAGGCTCTGGCCGTGGATGGAGCCGGGAAGACGGGGGCTGAGGAGACCAAGCCCCCTGAGGGGAAGGGGGAGCGGGCACACTCCCGGCAAGAGGAAGAGGAGATGGCAGGGGCCCCTCAAGGCCTCTTCCGTGGTGGAAAGAGCAGGGAGCCCGAGCAGGAGGAGCAGCTCTCCAAGGAGTGGGAGGACGCCAAGCGATGGAGCAAGATGGACCAGCTAGCCAAGGAGCTGACGGCCGAGAAGCggctggagggggaggaggaggaggaggaccccGACCGCTCCATGAGGCTCTCCTTCCGGGCCCAAGGCTATGGCTTCAGGGGTCCTGGGCTGCAACTGCGGCGAGGCTGGAGGCCGAGCTTCCGGGAGGACAGCGTGGAGGCCGGCCTGCCCCTCCAGGTGCGCGGCTACCcggaggagaagaaggaggaggagggcagcGCCAACCGCAGACCAGAG GACCAGGAGCTGGAGAGCTTGTCGGCCATCGAGGCGGAGCTGGAGAAGGTGGCCCACCAGCTGCAGGAGCTGCGGCGGGGCTGA